From a region of the Pectobacterium aquaticum genome:
- a CDS encoding conjugal transfer protein TraD, producing the protein MTRKDIKQQIASAQERLYFLEAKKKQQTKKENTRQKIIFGAEVAKVLGCDIGYVDKELVFGVLLNISNLSERDIEGYRAQGQVYIENVINKSKC; encoded by the coding sequence ATGACCAGAAAGGATATAAAACAACAAATTGCTTCAGCACAGGAACGCTTATACTTCTTGGAAGCTAAAAAGAAACAGCAAACGAAAAAAGAAAACACCCGCCAGAAAATTATTTTCGGTGCAGAGGTTGCCAAAGTCTTAGGATGTGATATTGGTTATGTAGATAAAGAATTAGTCTTTGGGGTTCTGCTTAACATATCTAATCTATCTGAGCGTGATATTGAAGGGTATAGAGCACAGGGCCAAGTCTATATCGAAAATGTTATAAATAAATCCAAATGTTAA